The Gemmatimonadaceae bacterium genomic sequence ACCGATTCGGCGAACGTGGCCCAGCCTTCGCGCAGCATGTTGGCGGCCGGCCCCGTGGCATTCATGGTCCAGGCGTGCGACACCTCGTGCGCGAAGACGAACGACGGTCCGCGGACGCCTAACGCCACCAGCTCCTCCGCCTTGCTTCCCGACACGACCGCCTCGTTCATGCGCACGGAGAATCCGCGGGGTCCGATGGCCCGGTCTTCGACGGCGGCGATGTACGGCGGGTTCGGACCGCCGAACCGCGCGTTGAGCACGCTGTCGATCGGCCGCAGCGCTTTGGCCAGCGAATCGTGCGAAAAATGGAACGCGGGAGTCGTGAACGTCTCGAACGTCACGCCGCGCACATCGCTGGTGACCGGGCGCCAGTCGCGATCGTAGATCATGCTCAACAGCCACGTCGGATACGTGCTGTGGCCGGTTACGGTTCGCACGCCGCCGATGACCGTGTCCCGCTGCGGGAGCGTCGTGGTGAGATAGTACTCAGCCGGCAGATGCACCGTCATCGTGGCGGGGCCTAGGTCGTTGGCGCTGTTGTAATCGAAGAACGGGTGCCAGGCGTCGGTATTGTGGAAGGCGCCGTACGCGGGCAGCGAGTCTCCTGACGACGCAGCGACGGCACGCGATGGACCGCTCGCGTCGCGCAGCGTGTACGACAACGCGAGTTGCGCATGGCCGCGCCGAGGCGCCGCGATCCAGAGCACGCCGCCGCCTAACGTCCAGGCCACGGAGTCGCCATCGTAGCGCAGGCGCGCGATGTGGACATCGTTGTTGAGCCGCACCGCCATGCCGTACTCGGTGCCGACGATCACCGACAACGTGTCTTCGACGTGGATGTCGCGGCCCGGCGCGAGATCGATGTGCAGCACCTGGCCATGGATGAAATTCAGGGTATCGATGGGCAGCTGCCGCACGATGTGCCACGTGCCGTCGTGCAACGCCGCTTCGTAGAAGCCGGAGAAATGCCGGACGAGATTCGTTTCGTCGCCGCCGTTGCCTGCCTTGACGATCCCGGTGAGCAAGAGCACCGCGCGCCGGGCATCGCGCCGGACGACGCGCATCGTGCTGGCTTCGCGGGCGAGCTTGCGTTGGGCAGCGCTGTGCACGACCGCGCGGCCCAACGAATCGGGGTCGATGCTATCGAAGGCGGCCGGCGAGCCGGTGGCGAACCGGCTCAGGAAGAGTGTGCCAAGCGAATCCGGAGTCGGCGCGCCCACGCTGCCGGCGGCGACGGGCGCCACGCTGCGCGGCGGCGTCGAGCAGGCGGCAACCGCGAGCGCGACAGAGACAAGCGTCAGACGTCGAGCGAACCGCATGCGATCAGTGCGCCTCGGGCAGTCGTTGCGTGACGCGGCCGTCCGCGTCGAGGAACTGGAGTGACGGCGTGCCGAGCGAATCGACCATGAGTTTGATGCGCGGATGCCCTTGGCGATCGGACAGCATGACGATGGATTCCTTGGCCACGCCCTTGCCGATGTATGCGCGCGATATGCTGCCGAATTCGCCCTTGGCGATCATGTTCTTCCGGAATTCCTGGAAGCGCCGGGTCTTGTCCGGACCGTCCGGCAGCTTGCGGTACACCATGGCGCTCTCGGCGAAGGCCTGAATGGGCACGTTAGGCCGATCCTGGATGTCGAGCCCGGCTTCGCGCGCGCCGTTCTGATCATGGTACGAGAGGGTGACGGTCTCGTCCTGGTTGAATTGATCGAACGTGAGTCCCGCTCCGGCGACGTAGCCGTCGGCGGTTTTCCTGCCGTTGAACGTCAGGCCCCCATCCTCGTTGCCTTCATCGTTGAAGAAGATGACGCCGGCGCCGCGGCCGCCGTCGCCGCTGCGCAATGGATACGATTTCCCGCCGATGACTGGATCGGGCAGCTTGTCGTGACCGGACAGCGTCATGCGCAGGGTTCCATCGGCCTCGACGATGTTGATCCGTTGAACATCGATCGTGTCGAATTTCGGGTTGCGCGCCTGTCGGAACGCCACAATCGAAAGTGCGATCACCAGCGTGGTGGCGCCGTACGCGTATCCTTTCAAGAACCGCAGATCGCCGGCCATGGGAACTCCGTCGCGTAAGTGTGGTCAACGCCTAACTAGCTGGCGATGCTCAGCGGTAGTGCCAGGCTTCGGTGCTCGCGCCGCCGGGCGCATTCCTGGCGATCTGTGCCGCCATCGCGCGCAGCATCTCGCCGGTTGTCGTTGGGCGGATGCCGTGGCCCTTCATGGGCCGGCCATACTCGAACGTGGCCTCGGCGCGCGGACTGGTCGTGGAATCAAGGAATGCCTGCGCCTTGTAGACGGCCATGTTGAGGTAGAAGTTGTCCATGTCGCCGGCGTAGAAGTGCAGCTTGCCGACGAGCTGCGGACCGATCGTCGACCAGTGCGTCTGCATGTACGCGGTGAGATCGAAGCCGTGGTCGCGCATGTACTCGGCGACGCTGTGATCGATCGCGCCGGTGGCTTTGTCCCACAGCGGCTTGGGATATCCATCCTCGCCCACCGGACCGTACACTGCTTCCCACGCTTCCTGCTGCTCGGCCGATCGGCCGTGCGAACCGAGCACGGCCTCGAGCTGGCTCAACTGGCGCTCGGTGATGAGGACCTGGCCGTCGGTGCTGCGGAACATCGGCCGCTCGGGCAGCACCCATTTGGCGTTAGGCGGCGTGAACGCGTTCGGGTCCTTGTAGATGTCGATCAGCGCCCACTGGTGAAAGTCGATCGGATCCGGGTAGTAGACCCAGGCGCCGCCAAAGAATTCGGGATGATAGACCTGGAGCGCGAGCGACTCCCAGCCGCCGGTCGAGCCGCCCGACAACACGCGCGCATACGGTTGGTGAATGATGCGAAAGTGCGATTCGATGTACGGAATGAGCTCGGTCAAGATCGCGTCGCCGTACGGGCCGTCGTTCGCCGAGTTCACCGCATAGGAATCATCGAAATACGGCGTCGGATGGAGGAACGTCACCATCAGCATCCGCGGAAAATCGTCGGACGTCCAATCCTGGTAGAGCCTGTAGCCTTCCACGCGGCGAAGATTCACGACCCACGCGCGATGCCCAACGACGTTGGAGTCGGCGGGCTGGACGGCTTCCTCCTGGAAATGGTACGGTGGCGCGAGGCTGAAGTGATCCTGTTCGTAGTCCACCGGATACGATACGTCGGGATGCTCGTCGTAGCCCTTCGGCAGCAGGACGACGGCGCCGAGGTACATCGGATGTCCCCAGAATTTGGTCAGTAAGGCACTCTGGATCTTGATGTGCTTGATACACTTGGTGTCCGACGGCACCTGTATCGGGGGGAGCACGGTGGCGAGCGACAGATGCGTCGGGGATGTCGATCGCTTGCCGATGTGCACGCGCACGATGCCGCTGACGAGGTTGCCGGGCGAGTCGCCGTACTGCTGTCCTTCCCACTGGTCCAGGTGCACCCAGATGGTGTGTCCATCGGCGCGGTGCACTTGCGTGTAGACGTTCATCACCGCCTGGGCGTAGTAGTCGCCCGGCGGCACGTCGCCCAACGTGGCGAATGGGAAGCCGTGCGTCGCGCCATCGAGCCGGGCGCTGGTGTTAGGCGTCAGTTGCGACACGTCGGCGCCGAACACCGGACCGTTGGCGCCGAGGGCGCCGCCCTGGAACCGCGGCGCCGGCGTGCTGTCGTCAGACAGGAACAGCAGGACGCGTCCAGTGATCGGGCCCTGGTGCGCGGAAGCCGGGAAGGAGACGTCGAACACCGGGCCGCGTTGGGCGGCTGCCGGAAATGCGACGGCAACGGCGGCGCAGGCGGCAAGCATCGTGCAGCGACGGGCGATGATGGAGTCAGCCATGAGCATGACGAATCGAGAGCGGAAAGCGACGCGCGTGCGTGCGTCGAGAAAATTTGAGGCTGGCATCTACGCTCATGAAGACACGGGCACAGCACAGACACGACGGACGCTGCACGGATCGATCGGTGCGGTGTCCGTCGTGTCCGTGCTTTGTCCGCCTGGTCATGAGCGTAGATGCGGCGCTGCGCCATCACTGCGCATGGATGCCGGCAACGATGGGCGATGCGCCGGCCCTGTTCAACGCGGCATTGATCGCCTCGAGGCCGCCTAACGAGACGCGGAGCCGGCGCAGCTGCGCGGCCAGTCGCGTGGCGAGCTCGGTGAACACGGCGTCATCCTGTGCCGTCGGCCGCGCGTTCCCTTCCCCGGTGTAGGCCGCGAGCTCGGCCAGTTTGTCGTTGAGGCCGATGGGATAGTTGAGCGGGTCTTCGCTGGCGCGGGTGCGAACCTGGTAGATCGATTGTTCGATGTTCGACAACGAGTCCTGGAGCGCGGCAGCGCTTTCTTTGGCGTCGCCGAGCTGCGACGCGCGCGCCTCGAGCTGCGCGCGCACGCTGCGAATCGATTTCACGGCGTTGTTCGCGGCGCTGATCGTGTCGGCAATATGTGTGAGCAGCGCAAACTGCGCGGCGAGATCCGCCTGCGTCGCATTCGATCGGGGATCGGGGCGCAGCACGAACCACTGCGTTTGGACGTGGCCGTTTGCCGTGAGACGCACGCCATAGCGGCCCGGGACGACGCGCGGCCCGACCGGATTCCCGGCCCACAACACCATGCCTTTGAACGATGCCGGATCCGGCATGCGCAGGTCCCACGCGAACGTGTTCAGCCCTGCCTTGTTGGGCGCGACCGGCTGGCGCCGCACCGGGACCTCCACATCTTCGACGCCGCTCGAGGTATCGGCAGCAGTTGCCGCTTTGCTGTGGAACGAGCGGAGGACGCGGCCGCCGGCGTCGAGAAAGTCGAGGCTGATGCTGTCGTTAGGCGAACGCAACCAGTAGTACACGATCGCGCCCGAGCGCGGGTTGCCCGCTTTGGGCGGACCGGCGTCGTGTTGCGCTCCGTTGGTCGGGCCGCCGGAGAACATGGCGCGATAGACCGGACGCGGCGCGAACAAGTATGCATCGCGCGCAAGGATGGCGGGCGTGAGCTGGCGGAGCGGCGAGATGTCGTCCAACACCCAGAATCCGCGTCCGTGCGTGGCGGCGATGAGGTCGCCGTTCTTGATCGCGAGATCGTGGACCGGAACGATGGGCAGATTGCGGCGGAGCGACTGCCAGTGTCCACCATCATCGAACGACACCCAGATGCCGCGCTCCGTGCCGACGTACAGCAGGCCGCGGCGCTCGGGATCTTCCCGGATCACGCGCGTGAATTCGGTGGACGGGATGCCGGCCGCGATCGACGTCCAGTGTTTGCCGTAGTCCGTGGTCTTGTACAGATACGGACGGAGATCATCCATCTGGTAGTGATTCGCCGCGACGTACGCCGTGCCGGCATCGAAGTGCGACGGCTCGATGATCGAGATCCGCATCCACTCCGGCAGACTCGGCGGCGTCACGTTGGTCCATGTCGCCCCGCCGTTGCGGGTGAGATAAATCATGCCGTCGTCGGAGCCGGTCCAGATCTCGTTGGCCGCGACCGGCGATGGGGCGATGGCGAAGATCGTTCCGTAGTATTCGACCGACGTCTGGTCCTTCGTGATCGGACCGCCCGACGGGCCTAACGTGCGCGGGTCGTGTCGCGTGAGATCGGGGCTGATCACCTGCCAGCTGTGTCCGTCATTGCGCGAACGGAACAGCACCTGTGCCCCGGCGTAGAGCGTGTTCGAATCACGGGGCGACATCGCCAGCGGGTACGTCCACTGAAAGCGGTACTTGATGTCGCCGGCGCTGTAGCCCATCGGATTGTCGGGCCAGGGGCTGACCACGGTCATCTGATGCGTGCGGCGATCGAGGCGCGTCAGGCGGCCGTCGTACGAGCCGGCGAAAACGACGTTAGGCGAATCGGCGCGCGCGACGATGTAGCCGCTTTCGCCGCCGCCCACGTCCTGCCACTGGCCGATGTCGATGCCGCCATCCCAACGCGTAGGACCGCAGAGCGTGCCGGCATCCTGCTGGGCGCCGCACACCTCGTACGGGAAGTCGTTGGTCGTTTCGACGTGGTAGAACTGCGCCGTCGGTTGCGTTTCCGGCAGCCACGAGCGGCCGCCGTTGATCGAGACCGTGGCCCCGCCGTCGTTGGCCTCGGCCATGCGCTGCGGATCGTTGGGGGCGATCCACAGGTCGTGGTTGTCGGTGGATGGCGTCGCGATCGCGGTGTCGAACTTCACGCCGCCGTCATCGGACCGGAACACGTGCACGTTGAGCACGTACACGCGATTCGAGTCCTTCGGGTCGGCGAAGATGCGCGAGAAGTACCACGCGCGCTGGCGGAGCTTGCGTTCGTCGTTGGTGCGGTGCCAGCTGGCGCCGGCGTCGTCGGAGCGGAACACGCCGCCCGAGTCGGCTTCGACGAGCGCCCAGACGCGGTTGGGCGCGGCGGCCGAGACCGCGAGCCCGATGTTGCCGATCACTCCGTTAGGCAGCCCGGGCGCGTGCGTGAGCTCGGTCCAGTGTTCGCCCGCATCGGTGGACTTGAAGATGCCGCTGCCGGCGCCGCCCGACGACAGCAGCCACGGCGTGCGGCCGGCCTGCCACAGCGCCGCGTAGAGAATGTCGGGGTTGGACGGATCGAGCACGAGCTCGATCGCGCCGGTGGAGTCGTTCCGAAAGAGCGTATTGCGCCAGTGCGCGCCGCCGTCTGTCGACTTGTAGATCCCGCGCGCGGAGTCCGGCGCCCAGACGTGGCCCAGGACCGCGGCGTAGACGACGTTCGGGTCGCGGGGGTCGACGCGCACGCGCGCGATCTGCCGCGAGTCGCCGAGTCCGGCGAAGTGCCACGTCTTGCCGGCATCCGTCGTCTTGAACATCCCGTCGCCGTGCGAGACGTTGCCGCGGATGTCGTACTCGCCGGTGCCGACGTAGACGATGTCGGGGTTGGACGGGCTGACGGCAATGGCGCCGATGGTCCCGCCGAAATACTTGTCGGTGACGGGATTCCACGTTTCACCACCGTCGGTCGTCTTGAAGACGCCGCCGCCGGTGGTGCCCATGTAGTACTCGTTAGGCCTGGAGGCCGACCCGGCGACGGTCGCCGAGCGCCCGCCGCGGAAGGGGCCGATCTCGCGCCACCTGAGCGCGGCAAAGGCCGACGAATCGTACGTCGCCGGCCTGTCGCTTACGTTAGGCGTTTCTTGCTCCGCGCGCGCCCGTGCCGGCCCCATGAGCGCCAGGGCCAGCACCGGCACCGCGGCTACTGCAGCACTTCGCACTCCCATCCCGACGGCTCTGAGCATTGGCCTCCGCTCAGAAATTCGGGTTGGCGTTCGTCTCCTCCGGCGGAATCGGCGTGCAGAAATTGCTGCCGAACGGGCCGCCGCCCGAGTTCGTGTAGAACGGCGCGCCCACGGGATCGGTGAGGATGGCGGTCAGCGGCACCGACGGATTGCGGCGGATGTCGCCTAACTTCTTGCCTTCCATCCAGAAGTCGCGGGCCCGCTGGTTGAGCAGCTCGGACAACACCGACAGCGTGTCGGTACCGCCCGTGTACGCGGGCTGGTTCCCTGCCGCGCGGCGCGCGCCGATGAGCGCCAGCGCGTCCGACGTCGAAGCGCTACCGTGAAGCTCCGCTTCCGCCTTGATGTACTGCGCTTCGAGTCCTGAGCCTAACCGAATCGGATCGCCGTAACTCGTGTACTTTGCCTGGATGACGTACGGCTGGTGGTTGAGCGTCACCCCGGGCGTCGTGCTGTCGATCGGCATCCGCGGGTCGCCAATCCGGTACAGCTGCGGCGCGACGATCTGTCCTTCCAGTGCGTTGAAGAAGAACGTATTGCCGAGCGTCGACAGCGTACCGGTATTGGCCGACGTGACCACATTGATGACGAAGTCCGGCGGGACGAGCGCCGCAGTGGCGGCGGCGTTGGTCCAATCTCCCAGCTGCAGATATGCGCGGGCCAGTCCGACGTTCGACCCGCTCACGATCGTCGCCCCGCCCG encodes the following:
- a CDS encoding alpha/beta hydrolase-fold protein produces the protein MADSIIARRCTMLAACAAVAVAFPAAAQRGPVFDVSFPASAHQGPITGRVLLFLSDDSTPAPRFQGGALGANGPVFGADVSQLTPNTSARLDGATHGFPFATLGDVPPGDYYAQAVMNVYTQVHRADGHTIWVHLDQWEGQQYGDSPGNLVSGIVRVHIGKRSTSPTHLSLATVLPPIQVPSDTKCIKHIKIQSALLTKFWGHPMYLGAVVLLPKGYDEHPDVSYPVDYEQDHFSLAPPYHFQEEAVQPADSNVVGHRAWVVNLRRVEGYRLYQDWTSDDFPRMLMVTFLHPTPYFDDSYAVNSANDGPYGDAILTELIPYIESHFRIIHQPYARVLSGGSTGGWESLALQVYHPEFFGGAWVYYPDPIDFHQWALIDIYKDPNAFTPPNAKWVLPERPMFRSTDGQVLITERQLSQLEAVLGSHGRSAEQQEAWEAVYGPVGEDGYPKPLWDKATGAIDHSVAEYMRDHGFDLTAYMQTHWSTIGPQLVGKLHFYAGDMDNFYLNMAVYKAQAFLDSTTSPRAEATFEYGRPMKGHGIRPTTTGEMLRAMAAQIARNAPGGASTEAWHYR
- a CDS encoding glycosyl hydrolase, encoding MLRAVGMGVRSAAVAAVPVLALALMGPARARAEQETPNVSDRPATYDSSAFAALRWREIGPFRGGRSATVAGSASRPNEYYMGTTGGGVFKTTDGGETWNPVTDKYFGGTIGAIAVSPSNPDIVYVGTGEYDIRGNVSHGDGMFKTTDAGKTWHFAGLGDSRQIARVRVDPRDPNVVYAAVLGHVWAPDSARGIYKSTDGGAHWRNTLFRNDSTGAIELVLDPSNPDILYAALWQAGRTPWLLSSGGAGSGIFKSTDAGEHWTELTHAPGLPNGVIGNIGLAVSAAAPNRVWALVEADSGGVFRSDDAGASWHRTNDERKLRQRAWYFSRIFADPKDSNRVYVLNVHVFRSDDGGVKFDTAIATPSTDNHDLWIAPNDPQRMAEANDGGATVSINGGRSWLPETQPTAQFYHVETTNDFPYEVCGAQQDAGTLCGPTRWDGGIDIGQWQDVGGGESGYIVARADSPNVVFAGSYDGRLTRLDRRTHQMTVVSPWPDNPMGYSAGDIKYRFQWTYPLAMSPRDSNTLYAGAQVLFRSRNDGHSWQVISPDLTRHDPRTLGPSGGPITKDQTSVEYYGTIFAIAPSPVAANEIWTGSDDGMIYLTRNGGATWTNVTPPSLPEWMRISIIEPSHFDAGTAYVAANHYQMDDLRPYLYKTTDYGKHWTSIAAGIPSTEFTRVIREDPERRGLLYVGTERGIWVSFDDGGHWQSLRRNLPIVPVHDLAIKNGDLIAATHGRGFWVLDDISPLRQLTPAILARDAYLFAPRPVYRAMFSGGPTNGAQHDAGPPKAGNPRSGAIVYYWLRSPNDSISLDFLDAGGRVLRSFHSKAATAADTSSGVEDVEVPVRRQPVAPNKAGLNTFAWDLRMPDPASFKGMVLWAGNPVGPRVVPGRYGVRLTANGHVQTQWFVLRPDPRSNATQADLAAQFALLTHIADTISAANNAVKSIRSVRAQLEARASQLGDAKESAAALQDSLSNIEQSIYQVRTRASEDPLNYPIGLNDKLAELAAYTGEGNARPTAQDDAVFTELATRLAAQLRRLRVSLGGLEAINAALNRAGASPIVAGIHAQ